ATGCCTATCATCGCTATACAAAACGAGCGGATATTTCCATGTATTTACCACGTGGTACAGGAATGTTGGCTTTACCTTTGGGCAGTTTTATGTTGGATAATTTGTTATTGCCTGATTTAATGATTAATGATTTTGGGGCGGTAAAAGTGGCGCGTGGTCCTGGTTTAATTCATTACCAAGCCCATTATCACACGCATCAAAATTTGATCGACAGTTCACCCTCGGCGGAAGATTTTAAAGTGCCTGAAGATGAACAAGCTGTTTTTAATGAATTGGTGGCGCAATTGGCATTAAAAGAAAAATCGCCCGAAGAGATTATTAAAACGATTAATGCTTATTTTTCTAATCATTTTTATTATTCCTTATTACTTAGCGCGCCCACTTATAGCGCAAATATGACTCCGTTGCGTAATTTTTTGTTTCATAAAAAAGCGGGGCATTGTGAATATTTTGCTACGGCTACGGTGTTATTATTGCGGGCAGCGGGGTTGCCGGCGCGTTATGCCACGGGCTTTGCGGTGGAGGAATATAGCGAGTTAGAAAAGGCGTATTTAGTGCGTAAACGTCATGCTCATGCGTGGGGTTTGGTGTATGTTGATGGGCATTGGCAGGAAATTGATACCACGCCGGCGGTGTGGTTGGAAAAAGAAGCCGAGCGGGCGGCGTGGTGGCAGCCACTTTATGATGTTTGGTCGTGGTTATATCATCGTTTTTCGTTATGGCGATGGGATGATTCTAAAAAAGTCAGTGACTTATTATTGTGGCTATTAATTCCCTTAATTATCGCTTTAATGTGGCGGTTATTTATTAAGGAAAGAATTAAACAAAAACGGCTGAAGAAATCCACCATTAAAGTCAATTATTCGCATCAAGGGATTGATTCGGCTTTTTTTAAAATTGTGCATTATTTGCAGGATTTGGGTTATATTCGACAAGCGGGAGAAACTTTACCGCAATGGTTGCAACGTTTACAACAAACGGATTTAAAATTGCCACCGATTCAACCTTTATTAGAATTACATCAGCGTTATCGTTTTGATCCTGATTCTTTGAGTTTTCATGAACAACAACAATTAAGCCAAGCCGTCACACTATGGTTGACGCAATTACAACAATTACAGCACACCAGAATGTCTGAGAAATAATCCGAGAAATAAAAAGGAGTTATTGTGTTATCTCTTCCCCCCAATCATCAGCAACGGCAACGATTAAATGATGAAGTTCATGCACGTCCTTATCAGTCCATTGCTTCGCCTTCGCGGGCTTCTTATTTGGCTTTATTTGCCGATTCATATCGGGAACGTGAATATGAATTATTGGTGCAATTATGCGAGCATTATCAACAACCCTTACCCCCTAAAGACACCATTCATTGGGTGGCGAATTTAGGCGCGTTTCGCTTAAAATGGGAGCGACATTCAGAATTTACTTCTTATATGTTTATTCAGCAGGAAAATATTGAAGGACATCCTTTTGCGCATTCTGTGTTGGAACAGGTGCCGACAGAATGGTTGCAACAATTGCCCGGACAAGTGATGGTGGCTGCGCATTTGGTTTGTTTAAATTATTCTGTGGATATTCAACAGGTTTCAGCGTGGTTTGACGATTATTACTTGATTGGTGCGGATATTGGGGATGGTGCGGCCAGTGCTTTTACGGATTTTCATTTGCATGGGGATGGCTGTAGTCGTTTTCTGGTTATTGACCGCGGTTTAACCAGTCGGCAATCCGGACGCATGATGCAGCGATTATTTGAAATTGAAATTTATCGCATGATGGCTTTATTAGCGTTACCGATTGCGCGCCAATTAAGCCCGACTTTAAATAAATCTGATGAACAATTACGCCAATTAACGCAAGCGGTGGCTGAGAAAACGCAAGGCGATGAATTATTATTAGAACAATTAACGCAATTAGCCGCTCGCATTGAAGATTCTTTATCAAAAAGTACTTATCGTTTTACTGCCAGTCGGGCTTATTACGCGCTGGTAAATCGGCGTATTGAAGAATTGCGCGAAACGCGAATTCAAGGGATGCAGACTTTCCGCGAGTTTGTGGATCGGCGTTTGGCCCCCGCGATGGACACTTGCGAATCGGCGGCGCACCGTCAAGAATTGTTGTCAAAACGGGTTAATCGCACCAGTCAATTGTTGGGAACGCGGGTGGATATTCAACGACAACGCGATAATCAAGCCTTACTGGCTTCGATGGATAAACGGGCGCAATTACAATTGCGTTTACAAGAAACGGTGGAAGGCTTGTCTGTGGTGGCGATCACTTATTACAGTGTGAGTTTAATTGGTTACATCGCTAAAAGTCTGAAAACTTTAGGCTGGGCAATTGATCCCAATCTGGCGGTGGGGGTTGCGATTCCTGTGGTGGCATTGTTGGCCGCGCTGGGCGTACGTCACATTCGCGCTGCGGTGACAGGAAAACATCATGAACATCAAGGACTTGATTTGTAGTTGAGTGCGAGGAAATCAGGGAAAAAGAGGAGGGGGAGAAGATGTGGTGGAGAGGGTGGGATTCGAACCCACGGAAGGGTACTAGCCTTCAACGGTTTTCAAGACCGCCGCTTTCAGCCGCTCAGCCACCTCTCCAAACCTAAGCGCACATTCTAGGGCAAATCACAGGCAAAAGCAAGTTTTTAATCCTCTTAAAATGAAAAATACAATTTGTGTTTTGAAAAAAGTAGGGATTAGTGGTGGCTATCTGTTTCCGTATGGGTCATTTTCTCCAATAAATACACCGCTAAACGCACAAAATCACTCTCCGTCAATATCCCACATAAATGCTCCCCATCAAAAACAGGTAAACATCCATGTCCTTGTGCTAATAGAAAATGTCCCGCTGTCAGTAAATTGGTGTCCAACTCCGCCACCACCACATTGGTTTTCATGACTTCGGATAACAGAATGGTTGACTCTATTTCCGCCCGCTCCACCGCATCAATATCAGACAATGTGGAAACCGATAGCGCGAGAATATCGTGTTTGGTAATTAATCCTAAAAATTTATTGTGTATATCCACAATAGGGATGTGTCTAATTTGTTTTTCGACCATTAAACGACGTGCATCAAGGACTGTGTCGGTAGGACGCAAACTGTACACATTGTCACGCATCAATTCTTTAACAGTAATCATAATTCAATTCTCAGTTGTAGTAAGTTAAAGGCTTTGCAACAATCATAACATAAAGTTTTCTCGATCATCAGCCGTTTTCTGCTCATGACAAATTAAATTAATTCACGGCTAATCATCTTTTATAATCAAGATATTATTCTTTTTATTCCAAAGTTAAAGAGGATGTTTTATACTGTTTTTTCTAAAACTAACCATTGGAGTGAGATAAGGTGTTATTAACGCAAGATGAAAAAAAACAAGCGGTTGCCAAAGCGGCTCTGGATTATGTTGAATCGGGTATGGTGGTGGGGGTAGGGACTGGAAGTACAGCGAATTATTTTGTGGATGCGCTTGCTGGTATTAAGCACCGCATTGATGGGGCTGTTGCCAGCTCGGTGGCAACGGCGAATCGGTTGAAAGAAAGAGGCATTGCCGTATTAGATATTCATGCGGTGGATGACATTGGTGTTTACGTTGATGGCGCGGATGAGGCTACGCGCCATTTGCATTTGATTAAGGGCGGTGGTGGCGCGTTGACTCGTGAAAAAATTGTCGCAGCGGTCAGTCGTCAATTTATTTGCGTCATTGATGACAGTAAATTGGTGGATGTTTTAGGACAATTTCCTTTACCCATTGAAGTGATTCCGATGGCGCGTAGTTATGTGGCGCGAGAGTTGGTGAAATTGGGTGGCAATCCATTTTGGCGAGAAGGTTTTGTAACAGATAATGGCAATATGATTTTAGATGTGCATCATCTCAATATTCTCAATCCCTGCGAATTAGAAACGCAATTAAATCAAATCACCGGTGTGGTCACTAATGGTTTATTCGCTCATCGTCCTGCGGATGTGTTGTTAATGGGAACAGAAAATGGAGTGGAAAAATTAACTGTAAGTCGTAAATAAAAATATTCAGCTCAGAATGTTTACTTTTCTACCGCCCCCTACTCCCTCCCGCTAGGAGGGAGAAAGAGATGGGGTTGTTTTGTTAAATTTTAATGAAAAACAAGCTCACGCCCTCTTAGCAGGAGGAGTGTGAGGCGGTAGAAATGCCGATATTCCAGATTATTTTCGTTTAGGCACTTAAATCCCCACCCAGCCAAATAAAATAGCAAATACCGCATCGGAAACAATCACTAAAAAAATTGCTTGCACTACGCTTGTGGTGACTTTTTGTCCCACACTATCCGCGCTACCACTGGCTTGAAAACCGTGATAACAACCCACTAAAGCAATAATCACCGCAAATACGGGAGCTTTGCCCACTCCCACCAAATAAGTGGTGATTGTAACCGTTTGCTGTAACCGATCTAAAAATTCAGCAAATCCCACTTCCAACGTTAAAAACGCAATCACCATGCCGCCCAAAATCCCCATGACATCAGCATACGCAGTGAGTAAAGGCAGCATCACCACCAACGCCATGACCTTGGGAAAAACCAATAATTCCAAAGGCGAAATACCAATAGTGCGCAACGCATCCACTTCCTCAGTCACCACCATCGTGCCAATTTGCGCCGTATAAGCAGAACCACTTCGCCCCGCAATAATGATCGCCGTCAACAACGGAGCCAATTCCCGCAATAAAGTGATTCCCACCAAATCAGCCACTAAAATATTCGCGCCATACAATTTTAACTGTACCCCGCCTTGATAAGCGATCACCACCCCAATTAAAAATGACATTAATCCCACAATAGGCAAAGCCGTAACCCCAGAATGATACACATTGCTCATCACCTCGCGCCAACGAATTCGTGACGGTTGGATGAGAATGCGCAAGGCCACGGCCGTATTTTCGCCTAAAAAAGCGAGAAAACTCACCACTTCACGCCCCAAAGCCACTGTATGATAACCCACATCAGTACACACCCCCGTAGAAACGGAAGAAACAACAGGCGCAATGTCATAATTCTTTAAATTATCCAATAAAGTCTGCTGTGCTGCGCTAAAACCCTGCCACTGCACTTGACGGCCTCGCGCCTCTAAATCCATACGGGTGCGGTGCAGCAGCCACGCTCCCGCGCTGTCCAAGCGAATAATGCCTGAACCATCTACCGTAATTTTTTCT
The DNA window shown above is from Thioflexithrix psekupsensis and carries:
- a CDS encoding transglutaminase-like domain-containing protein → MNQTILIAPPLGLLGATLLFWGWQTDLLPYAIIMAILIELPRWTEWRWDLSDKDFNRLMDLTSLLWLGTTIYLFNRNSIQGLFILLSWMPIIFFILMITQLYSQQGSIRLSSIFLSLRHYQSDSSGIEKNEPNNPAIKRIHLGYPYFVLCLLAASAGQTNYFFLGIFLLTAWALWTIRPRHYRLATWLLVLILGFTFGYLGHVGLYRLQNQIETMIINWFQDLLWRSRDPYRQNTAIGDIGELKQSDRILLRVYQDQPGLLREATYNSYYRGSWQAQTANFKDLVPVSQQDSRWLLTQVNHASLNAYHRYTKRADISMYLPRGTGMLALPLGSFMLDNLLLPDLMINDFGAVKVARGPGLIHYQAHYHTHQNLIDSSPSAEDFKVPEDEQAVFNELVAQLALKEKSPEEIIKTINAYFSNHFYYSLLLSAPTYSANMTPLRNFLFHKKAGHCEYFATATVLLLRAAGLPARYATGFAVEEYSELEKAYLVRKRHAHAWGLVYVDGHWQEIDTTPAVWLEKEAERAAWWQPLYDVWSWLYHRFSLWRWDDSKKVSDLLLWLLIPLIIALMWRLFIKERIKQKRLKKSTIKVNYSHQGIDSAFFKIVHYLQDLGYIRQAGETLPQWLQRLQQTDLKLPPIQPLLELHQRYRFDPDSLSFHEQQQLSQAVTLWLTQLQQLQHTRMSEK
- a CDS encoding DUF3422 family protein, with the protein product MLSLPPNHQQRQRLNDEVHARPYQSIASPSRASYLALFADSYREREYELLVQLCEHYQQPLPPKDTIHWVANLGAFRLKWERHSEFTSYMFIQQENIEGHPFAHSVLEQVPTEWLQQLPGQVMVAAHLVCLNYSVDIQQVSAWFDDYYLIGADIGDGAASAFTDFHLHGDGCSRFLVIDRGLTSRQSGRMMQRLFEIEIYRMMALLALPIARQLSPTLNKSDEQLRQLTQAVAEKTQGDELLLEQLTQLAARIEDSLSKSTYRFTASRAYYALVNRRIEELRETRIQGMQTFREFVDRRLAPAMDTCESAAHRQELLSKRVNRTSQLLGTRVDIQRQRDNQALLASMDKRAQLQLRLQETVEGLSVVAITYYSVSLIGYIAKSLKTLGWAIDPNLAVGVAIPVVALLAALGVRHIRAAVTGKHHEHQGLDL
- a CDS encoding CBS domain-containing protein is translated as MITVKELMRDNVYSLRPTDTVLDARRLMVEKQIRHIPIVDIHNKFLGLITKHDILALSVSTLSDIDAVERAEIESTILLSEVMKTNVVVAELDTNLLTAGHFLLAQGHGCLPVFDGEHLCGILTESDFVRLAVYLLEKMTHTETDSHH
- the rpiA gene encoding ribose-5-phosphate isomerase RpiA; its protein translation is MLLTQDEKKQAVAKAALDYVESGMVVGVGTGSTANYFVDALAGIKHRIDGAVASSVATANRLKERGIAVLDIHAVDDIGVYVDGADEATRHLHLIKGGGGALTREKIVAAVSRQFICVIDDSKLVDVLGQFPLPIEVIPMARSYVARELVKLGGNPFWREGFVTDNGNMILDVHHLNILNPCELETQLNQITGVVTNGLFAHRPADVLLMGTENGVEKLTVSRK
- a CDS encoding ABC transporter permease, whose product is MRHKNSLSTLAHPSDLPNFHMQNDDQCTCQGVWTLDTIAPLEKILRHFSQHASQEKITVDGSGIIRLDSAGAWLLHRTRMDLEARGRQVQWQGFSAAQQTLLDNLKNYDIAPVVSSVSTGVCTDVGYHTVALGREVVSFLAFLGENTAVALRILIQPSRIRWREVMSNVYHSGVTALPIVGLMSFLIGVVIAYQGGVQLKLYGANILVADLVGITLLRELAPLLTAIIIAGRSGSAYTAQIGTMVVTEEVDALRTIGISPLELLVFPKVMALVVMLPLLTAYADVMGILGGMVIAFLTLEVGFAEFLDRLQQTVTITTYLVGVGKAPVFAVIIALVGCYHGFQASGSADSVGQKVTTSVVQAIFLVIVSDAVFAILFGWVGI